A single window of Gambusia affinis linkage group LG18, SWU_Gaff_1.0, whole genome shotgun sequence DNA harbors:
- the LOC122819866 gene encoding GTPase IMAP family member 7-like, with translation MEVTGQYCVYLMCDSVLADETKKKLQTYLSIRRKSGGGECGPLTAVADNYYCVAFKEQKDQQEVLRRCKHTVELSDGPLVFTATDSLPTPSSSQKSQPAEQSATMKDSGFIQHNIKSTRSRSKSLANDFTRRIVVLGKTGVGKSSLANTLLGENVCQTDGSAVSRTSRCQAESGTVNGRSIKLIDTPGFFDTKRSEEVMKEEIVKCIIESTPGPHVFMIVLRVGKYTKQEKEIIDKMTEYFSEETLRFAIVLFTYGDQLPEGTTIEEFVSKSKDLNELVKKCGSRCNVIDNKYWKHGEDEYRSNKFHVEKLLNTIDKTIEENGGKHYTHEMLEAVSRELEEEQKRLKQESPNLLPAEIQEKAKAVVQEKWSHYLLRVSKEVLLKTFLSGGNNLMGDDPVFLAIKVGVTGAIAAAAARQAGSAGGVGASVKEDDSTEGRAVAEGAVVAGEESAAIK, from the exons ATGGAGGTCACTGGCCAGTATTGTGTTTATCTTATGTGCGACAGCGTTCTCGCAgatgaaacaaagaagaagcttCAAACTTATTTAAGCATTCGTCGGAAATCGGGTGGAGGAGAATGCGGACCACTGACAGCTGTCGCTGATAACTACTACTGTGTAGctttcaaagaacaaaaag accaacaggaagtcctAAGGAGGTGTAAGCACACGGTAGAGCTGTCAGACGGTCCTCTGGTGTTTACTGCCACAGACAGTCTACCGACTCCCAGCTCCTCTCAGAAATCACAGCCAGCAGAG caaAGTGCTACAATGAAAGATAGCGGTTTTATCCAGCACAACATTAAAAGTACCAGATCTCGTTCCAAGTCCCTCGCTAATG atttcacaAGAAGAATTGTGGTGTTGGGAAAGACTGGAGTGGGGAAGAGCAGCCTCGCCAACACCTTGTTGGGGGAGAATGTGTGTCAAACAGATGGCTCTGCGGTATCTAGAACAAGTCGATGTCAGGCGGAGTCAGGAACGGTCAATGGGAGAAGCATAAAACTCATCGACACTCCTGGcttttttgacacaaaaagGTCTGAGGAAGTGATGAAGGAGGAGATTGTGAAGTGTATTATTGAAAGTACTCCTGGTCCGCATGTTTTTATGATTGTACTTAGAGTGGGTAAATACACAAAGCAGGAGAAGGAGATCATTGATAAGATGACAGAGTATTTCTCAGAAGAAACTCTAAGGTTTGCCATAGTGCTTTTTACTTATGGTGACCAGCTGCCTGAAGGAACAACAATTGAGGAGTTTGTCAGTAAAAgtaaagatttaaatgaattagTCAAGAAGTGCGGCAGCCGCTGCAATGTCATTGATAATAAATACTGGAAACATGGCGAGGATGAATACAGGAGCAACAAGTTCCATGTAGAAAAGCTTCTCAACACCATAGACAAGACTATTGAGGAGAATGGTGGAAAGCACTACACTCACGAGATGCTGGAGGCCGTGAGCAGAGAGTTAGAAGAAGAGCAAAAGCGTTTAAAGCAAGAATCTCCCAATCTTTTACCAGCTGAAATCCAAGAAAAGGCTAAAGCTGTGGTGCAGGAGAAGTGGTCACATTATCTTTTGAGAGTCAGCAAAGAGGTGTTGCTAAAAACATTCCTAAGTGGTGGCAATAACCTAATGGGAGATGACCCAGTGTTCTTGGCGATTAAGGTAGGGGTAACAGGCGCCatagcagcagctgcagcaagaCAAGCAGGATCAGCAGGAGGAGTGGGTGCATCTGTTAAGGAAGACGATTCAACTGAAGGAAGAGCTGTGGCAGAAGGAGCTGTTGTAGCAGGAGAAGAA